The following are encoded together in the Vigna angularis cultivar LongXiaoDou No.4 chromosome 9, ASM1680809v1, whole genome shotgun sequence genome:
- the LOC108347484 gene encoding beta-glucuronosyltransferase GlcAT14C, giving the protein MKRNHNSHNHHHSFRPRKWMTMIIAIVTICIILLLLTLTKPSSSSSSPSSSSSATWSSSSSSSFNLTEEVGVGLPRLAYMLTGTKGEEAQLKRVLQAVYHPRNFYLLHLDLEASDEERLELAKYVKFETVFAAFGNVMVVGKSDLVTYKGPTMVASTLHGIALLLKRIPHWDWFLNLSASDYPLISQDDLLHIFSFLPRDLNFIEHTSNIGWKEHQRARPIIIDPGLYHLKKSGVYWAKEKRSVPSSFKLFTGSSWIVLTKSFLEFCVLGWDNLPRTLLMYYTNFLSSPEGYFHTVICNHKDYQNTTINHDLRYIRWDNPPKQHPLSLKLEHFDDMVRSGIPFARKFAKDDPVLDKIDKELLRRSKGHFTPGGWCFGSPLLGKDPCTVYGNPIVVKPTLRSKKLEKLMVKLLDSENFRPKQCK; this is encoded by the exons ATGAAACGAAACCATAATTCCCACAACCACCACCACTCCTTCCGACCACGCAAATGGATGACGATGATCATCGCCATTGTAACAATATGCATTATCCTCCTGCTTCTTACCCTCACcaaaccttcttcttcttcttcatcaccatcttcttcctcttctgcaacatggtcttcttcttcttcttcttcgttcaATTTAACGGAAGAAGTAGGAGTGGGTCTTCCGAGATTGGCGTACATGTTGACGGGCACTAAGGGGGAGGAAGCGCAGCTGAAGAGGGTTCTTCAGGCTGTGTATCATCCCAGGAACTTCTACCTGCTTCATCTCGATCTAGAAGCTTCTGATGAGGAAAGGCTCGAGCTTGCCAAGTACGTCAAGTTTGAGACTGTGTTTGCGGCGTTTGGGAACGTCATGGTCGTGGGTAAGTCTGATTTGGTCACCTACAAGGGCCCCACTATGGTTGCTTCCACTCTTCACGGCATTGCTCTGTTGCTCAAGAGGATTCCCCACTGGGACTGGTTTCTCAATCTCAGTGCCTCTGATTATCCTCTCATCTCCCAAGATG ATCTCTTGCACATCTTTTCATTCTTGCCCAGGGATCTAAATTTCATTGAGCATACAAGTAATATTGGTTGGAAGGA ACATCAAAGAGCTAGACCAATCATTATAGATCCAGGCTTATATCATTTGAAGAAATCTGGTGTTTACTGGGCTAAAGAGAAGAGATCTGTTCCTTCATCATTCAAATTATTCACAG GTTCTTCATGGATTGTGCTGACAAAGTCGTTTCTGGAGTTTTGTGTTTTGGGCTGGGATAATCTTCCTCGCACTCTCCTAATGTATTACACGAATTTTCTTTCATCCCCTGAGGGCTACTTCCATACGGTCATTTGCAATCATAAGGACTATCAAAACACGACCATTAATCATGATTTACGTTATATAAGGTGGGACAATCCGCCAAAACAGCATCCATTGTCCTTGAAGTTGGAGCATTTTGATGACATGGTACGTAGTGGTATTCCTTTTGCTCGGAAGTTTGCCAAGGATGATCCAGTTCTTGACAAAATTGACAAGGAACTGCTGAGAAGATCAAAGGGTCACTTTACACCCGGAGGCTGGTGTTTTGGCAGTCCTCTTTTAGGAAAAGACCCTTGCACAGTTTATGGAAATCCAATTGTAGTTAAACCTACTTTGCGATCGAAGAAGCTAGAAAAACTAATGGTGAAACTGTTAGATTCTGAAAATTTTAGGCCGAAACAGTGTAAATAG